One genomic window of Myxococcus virescens includes the following:
- a CDS encoding aspartyl protease family protein has product MRALIAVLLTLPVLFGPSEAWAEALQPLLARHLAWRGGDAFTQLESIHAKGKSVTGGLQGRMESWSHRDGRARRDEDYGVMRQSMTITPDGGWKLNASGQVEDASSTDARDVRHQVALDFGAALRGRAGATLALQPDAQRDGRSWKVVRVTFGDEDLYDLFLSEADGALHGLRIRENNVTRFVRLGDWRQVQGVRIPFLEEVFTDNPDSDSRTVVEALELNVPIPSAVFERPQDVRKAIFAKGHHSTGFIPFEFFDENRVYIPARVNGHATQVLLDSGAEMTVVDTAYARELGLKTQGQLAAVGSGGHAQAQLAGGVDITLGNLRLTGLTVAVIDLSEVARMIGHPLPVVLGKESFNQLVVDVDFPNRRVAFHEASRFKAPPRAVRLPLVESAGGQRAVHISIEGRPPIPVLFDVGNGGALSLFPAYWQQAGLLTGRRSSRTLSGAVGGLRERDVATLKDIQLAGITLKDVPTVFDDAGKSISASDRLLGNLGLAVLGRFRMITDYATDTLMLVPDARALRQPFRKDRSGLIALPAEGRLVVKLVAPGSPAAGSGWKVGDEITAIDGKPIGPDYAGTELARWRYRAAGQTVVLTLKDGSERRLTLRDYY; this is encoded by the coding sequence ATGAGAGCCCTCATCGCGGTTCTGCTGACCCTGCCCGTCCTGTTTGGCCCCTCTGAAGCCTGGGCAGAGGCGCTGCAGCCGCTCCTCGCGCGTCACCTCGCGTGGCGTGGCGGGGACGCCTTCACGCAGTTGGAGAGTATCCACGCGAAAGGGAAGTCCGTGACAGGCGGGCTCCAGGGTCGGATGGAGTCCTGGAGCCACCGGGACGGGAGGGCACGCCGGGATGAGGACTACGGAGTGATGCGTCAGTCGATGACCATCACCCCAGATGGTGGCTGGAAGCTGAACGCCAGCGGACAGGTCGAAGATGCCTCGTCCACGGACGCGCGCGATGTCCGGCACCAGGTGGCGCTCGACTTCGGGGCGGCGCTGCGGGGGCGCGCCGGCGCGACGCTCGCGCTGCAACCCGACGCGCAGCGCGACGGCCGCTCCTGGAAGGTGGTGCGCGTCACCTTTGGCGATGAAGACCTCTACGACTTGTTCCTCAGTGAGGCCGACGGAGCCCTCCACGGCCTGCGCATCCGCGAGAACAACGTCACCCGTTTCGTGCGACTGGGAGACTGGCGTCAGGTCCAGGGCGTGCGAATCCCCTTCCTGGAGGAGGTGTTCACCGACAACCCGGACTCCGACTCACGAACGGTGGTGGAGGCGCTGGAGCTGAACGTCCCCATTCCGTCCGCGGTCTTCGAACGCCCCCAGGATGTCCGCAAGGCGATCTTCGCGAAAGGTCACCACAGCACCGGCTTCATCCCCTTCGAATTCTTCGACGAGAACCGCGTCTACATTCCAGCGCGGGTGAATGGTCATGCGACGCAGGTGCTCCTGGACAGCGGCGCCGAGATGACGGTGGTCGACACGGCCTATGCGCGTGAACTGGGGCTGAAGACGCAGGGGCAGCTCGCGGCGGTCGGCAGCGGAGGACATGCACAGGCCCAGCTCGCGGGCGGCGTGGACATCACCTTGGGCAACCTGCGACTGACGGGGCTGACGGTCGCCGTCATCGACCTGTCCGAGGTCGCACGGATGATAGGTCACCCGCTGCCCGTCGTCCTGGGCAAGGAGTCCTTCAACCAGCTCGTCGTGGACGTGGACTTCCCCAACCGGCGTGTCGCCTTCCATGAGGCGTCCCGCTTCAAGGCTCCGCCGCGAGCGGTTCGGCTCCCGCTGGTCGAATCCGCGGGCGGGCAGCGCGCCGTCCACATCTCCATTGAGGGCCGTCCCCCCATCCCAGTGCTCTTCGACGTGGGCAATGGCGGAGCACTCTCGCTCTTCCCCGCCTACTGGCAGCAAGCGGGGCTTCTCACGGGAAGGCGCAGCTCCAGGACGCTGTCCGGAGCCGTGGGCGGACTCCGGGAGCGCGATGTGGCGACGCTGAAGGACATTCAACTCGCGGGCATCACCCTGAAAGACGTGCCCACGGTGTTCGACGACGCGGGCAAGAGTATCTCCGCCTCGGACCGGCTCCTCGGCAACTTGGGGCTCGCCGTCCTCGGCCGCTTCCGGATGATAACTGACTATGCGACGGACACGCTGATGCTGGTCCCCGATGCCCGCGCGCTGCGGCAGCCCTTCCGCAAGGACCGGTCCGGCCTGATTGCCCTCCCGGCGGAGGGGCGGCTCGTGGTGAAGCTGGTGGCCCCTGGGAGCCCCGCCGCCGGCTCGGGCTGGAAGGTGGGGGACGAAATCACTGCCATTGATGGCAAGCCCATTGGCCCCGATTACGCGGGCACGGAACTCGCGCGTTGGCGATATCGCGCAGCAGGTCAGACGGTGGTGCTCACTTTGAAAGACGGCAGCGAGCGCCGGCTCACCCTACGCGACTACTACTGA
- a CDS encoding TrmB family transcriptional regulator: MALGFTEVEARVYCELLKGAPATGYRLAQALGKAPPSIYQALASLEHKGAVLVDEGEPRSFRPVPPDEVLTALQRGFETRRREAADALRKLHAPVQDDRIYHLKSHAQVMERARAMIAGATERLLFDLFPPPLATLTPALTEASVRRVSIVGLVYDQPPKAPFACVRSSSADFVRERWPGAQLTLVVDAREFLVALLTPDGTGVKQAIWSDSVYLSCLQHSGLAAEIQLSAPPSARTRLARSFSLINSSPPGLRQLVGRQPRSSSKRGDTP, encoded by the coding sequence GTGGCCCTTGGGTTCACGGAGGTGGAGGCGCGGGTGTACTGCGAGCTGCTCAAGGGGGCGCCCGCCACCGGCTACCGGCTCGCGCAGGCACTGGGGAAGGCGCCTCCGAGCATCTACCAGGCGCTCGCCTCGCTCGAGCACAAGGGGGCGGTGCTCGTCGATGAGGGGGAGCCCCGCTCCTTCCGGCCCGTTCCTCCGGACGAAGTGCTCACGGCGCTCCAGCGTGGCTTCGAGACGCGCAGGCGCGAGGCCGCGGACGCGCTGCGCAAGCTCCACGCCCCGGTGCAAGACGACCGCATCTACCACCTCAAGAGCCACGCACAGGTGATGGAGCGCGCGCGGGCGATGATTGCCGGCGCCACCGAGCGACTGCTCTTCGACCTCTTCCCGCCGCCCCTCGCGACGCTCACTCCGGCGCTCACGGAAGCGAGCGTCAGGCGCGTGTCCATCGTGGGCCTTGTCTATGACCAACCCCCCAAGGCTCCCTTCGCCTGCGTGCGCTCGTCCAGCGCGGACTTCGTTCGGGAGCGCTGGCCGGGGGCGCAACTCACGCTCGTGGTGGACGCCCGCGAGTTCCTGGTGGCGCTGCTCACGCCGGATGGCACCGGCGTCAAGCAGGCCATCTGGAGTGACAGCGTCTATCTCTCCTGTCTGCAACACAGTGGGCTGGCCGCGGAGATCCAGTTGAGCGCTCCTCCGTCCGCGCGCACGCGGCTGGCGCGGTCCTTCTCCCTCATCAACTCGAGCCCTCCGGGGCTGCGCCAGCTCGTCGGGCGACAGCCCCGTTCCTCTTCCAAGCGCGGAGACACCCCATGA
- a CDS encoding DUF4476 domain-containing protein has protein sequence MNSIARAVLASSMFAASSAFAQDVEMNIHADDMGMPSTSISVEGMSPDGNAAGVNMEIRGGGARMEVNVSGTGTPPPSGRHERREHREEVAPRETPVRHVRHHSEPAFRDCGTNQDPGCTMQRNGHFAMDAETFHGFMQSLKSTRNELTREEMVEKVMNRAFLTAKQFGLVLDLFQNEITRLDVAKTAAPRVVNPQHALGFSSKWRNSISADEYVELITEQ, from the coding sequence ATGAACTCGATTGCTCGCGCAGTGCTTGCCTCATCCATGTTCGCCGCTTCCTCCGCCTTCGCCCAGGACGTCGAGATGAACATCCATGCCGATGACATGGGCATGCCGTCGACCAGCATTTCCGTGGAGGGCATGTCCCCGGATGGCAACGCAGCGGGCGTCAACATGGAGATTCGTGGCGGCGGCGCTCGCATGGAGGTGAACGTGTCGGGAACCGGAACTCCGCCGCCGTCGGGGCGACATGAGCGCCGTGAGCATCGCGAGGAAGTCGCGCCGCGCGAGACGCCCGTCCGACATGTGCGGCACCACTCCGAACCCGCGTTCCGCGACTGTGGGACGAACCAGGACCCGGGCTGCACCATGCAGCGCAACGGCCATTTCGCGATGGACGCGGAGACCTTCCACGGCTTCATGCAGTCCCTCAAGAGCACCCGCAACGAGCTGACGCGAGAGGAGATGGTGGAGAAGGTGATGAACCGAGCCTTCCTCACCGCGAAGCAGTTCGGCCTCGTCCTGGATCTATTCCAGAACGAAATCACCCGCCTGGACGTGGCGAAGACGGCCGCGCCCCGCGTGGTGAACCCGCAGCACGCGCTGGGGTTCTCTTCCAAGTGGAGGAACTCCATCTCTGCTGACGAGTACGTGGAGCTCATCACCGAGCAGTAA
- a CDS encoding alpha/beta hydrolase, producing the protein MLLAAVFFAPAGVPTLVHLLKGIVREYSLVMLLPTLLTALVAVWISHVDAGRWLRWGTAASALLVGILAVWPATSAWRMARAADIPLHLREYFRPLVGARPLPSHTVRFAVVEGHELHADVFLPDASASRARPAVLYFHGGGWRGGERGYARAWADFLTARGYALISFDYRLFPPATGLKAPGDVKCGIRWVKDHAATYGIDPDRLVLFGESAGGHLATLAGYTEGDARLPSSCAPGDTSVAAIISFYAPSDLVAYAASAPAPLEGFTGVPREGHRELYALLSPINHVGPRSPPTLLLHGGADSVVPLNASQAMAARLAQAGVSHALFTLPYAEHGFDIWDGGFGRQLARAQVGRFLQQHAPVD; encoded by the coding sequence CCGCGCTGGTGGCCGTCTGGATTTCCCACGTGGACGCAGGGAGGTGGCTGCGCTGGGGGACGGCGGCATCCGCACTGCTCGTCGGCATCCTCGCGGTGTGGCCCGCCACCTCCGCGTGGCGGATGGCCAGGGCGGCCGACATTCCACTCCACCTCCGTGAGTATTTCCGTCCCCTCGTCGGAGCCCGCCCCCTCCCGAGCCACACCGTTCGTTTCGCCGTGGTCGAGGGACACGAGTTGCACGCCGACGTCTTCCTTCCCGATGCCTCCGCCTCCCGGGCCCGCCCCGCCGTGCTCTACTTTCACGGGGGCGGCTGGCGTGGCGGAGAGCGCGGCTATGCCCGCGCCTGGGCCGACTTCCTCACCGCGCGGGGATATGCGCTCATCTCCTTCGACTACCGGCTCTTTCCTCCTGCCACCGGCCTGAAGGCCCCAGGGGACGTCAAGTGTGGCATCCGCTGGGTCAAGGACCACGCGGCCACCTACGGTATCGACCCGGACCGGCTCGTCCTCTTCGGAGAGTCCGCAGGCGGGCACCTCGCGACCCTGGCCGGGTACACCGAGGGAGATGCACGCCTTCCGTCCTCCTGCGCCCCCGGGGACACGTCGGTGGCGGCCATCATCAGCTTCTACGCGCCCAGCGACTTGGTGGCCTACGCCGCGAGCGCCCCTGCTCCGCTCGAGGGCTTCACGGGTGTGCCGCGGGAAGGCCACCGCGAGCTGTACGCGCTGCTCTCCCCCATCAACCACGTCGGGCCACGCTCCCCTCCCACACTCCTGCTCCATGGCGGGGCCGACAGCGTCGTGCCACTCAACGCCTCGCAAGCGATGGCCGCTCGACTGGCCCAGGCTGGCGTTTCCCATGCCCTCTTCACGCTGCCGTACGCGGAGCACGGCTTCGACATCTGGGATGGCGGCTTCGGTCGTCAGCTCGCCCGGGCGCAGGTGGGTCGGTTTCTCCAGCAGCACGCGCCCGTCGATTGA